From Plectropomus leopardus isolate mb chromosome 4, YSFRI_Pleo_2.0, whole genome shotgun sequence, the proteins below share one genomic window:
- the soul5l gene encoding uncharacterized protein soul5l, with amino-acid sequence MRRTLLLTAVRSKSSGARQSAADCSLHRTAPPPCAPLAGGKDTDTHGAGTMAFISVLALLALAVSAEGSVGPSTNTSFCTESKECLEYQLVCKTDEYEVRHYSPTRWVSTDAEAYFMGVGAAMAFRRLFQYITGANEGGIQMEMTAPVLVKIPEETKMWEPAIYSLNFPLPAAYQEKPPTPTNDKLYFTEMPEMDVYVRSYGGWMLSVTSRLHAHLLTKELTRVRASYNHSYHYGVGYDSPLKLLNRHNEVWYVAEGELVCTDPQEPTPGHTPRPTQTNSPTDSPSDPLPHTLSDSPALTPVNLSLNKTSNSSSQTPSDTPTLTTSEAPPSPSSNVLADAPFSNPPTSAQILLDLTTNSSDPASVSPSLEPQSDSALWNSTAHSSLDTQADSNPVVEPDDAH; translated from the exons ATGAGGAGGACGCTGCTCCTCACTGCAGTCCGCAGTAAATCCAGCGGAGCCCGTCAGAGTGCAGCAGACTGCAGTCTCCATCGCACCGCTCCGCCTCCCTGCGCTCCCCTGGCAGGTGGAAAAGACACAGACACGCACGGCGCCGGGACAAT GGCTTTCATCTCAGTTTTGGCGTTGCTGGCCCTCGCGGTCTCTGCTGAAGGAAGTGTTGG ACCAAGTACCAACACTAGCTTCTGCACTGAGTCGAAGGAATGTCTGGAATATCAGCTGGTCTGCAAAACAGATGAATATGAG gtgagACACTACAGCCCCACTCGCTGGGTGTCAACAGACGCTGAAGCCTATTTCATGGGTGTGGGTGCAGCCATGGCCTTCAGGAGACTTTTTCAGTACATCACCGGTGCCAATGAAGGCG GAATCCAGATGGAGATGACTGCCCCTGTCCTGGTCAAGATCCCAGAAGAGACCAAGATGTGGGAGCCGGCTATCTACTCGCTCAACTTCCCGCTGCCGGCAGCCTATCAGGAGAAGCCTCCCACGCCCACCAATGACAAG CTGTATTTCACTGAGATGCCAGAGATGGACGTCTATGTGAGGAGTTACGGAGGCTGGATGCTGTCAGTCACGTCCAGGCTTCACGCTCACCTGCTGACTAAAGAACTGACGAGAGTCCGAGCTTCCTACAACCACAGCTACCACTATGGAGTCGGCTATGACAG tccCTTGAAGCTGTTGAACAGACACAATGAGGTGTGGTATGTGGCTGAGGGAGAGCTAGTTTGCACAGATCCGCAGGAGCCGACCCCTGGGCACACACCCAGGCCAACTCAGACCAACTCACCCACAGACTCTCCCTCTGAccctctccctcacacactctCCGACTCCCCTGCACTCACTCCCGTCAATTTATCCCTGAATAAAACATCCAACTCATCTTCACAAACGCCCTCTGACACACCCACTCTCACCACATCCGAAGCTCCACCTAGCCCCTCATCCAATGTGCTCGCTGACGCCCCGTTCAGCAATCCCCCCACCTCTGCCCAGATCCTGCTGGACCTCACAACCAACTCCTCCGACCCTGCCTCTGTGAGCCCGTCCCTGGAGCCCCAGTCTGACTCCGCCCTGTGGAACAGCACAGCCCACAGCTCTCTGGATACACAAGCTGACAGTAACCCTGTAGTCGAGCCCGACGATGCTCATTAG